In Methanomicrobiales archaeon, the DNA window GGCGCTGGCGGGGAGAACAAGGGGGTGAGTGGGGATGAAGATTGGCATCATTGTGCACTCGGAGACGGGCAACACTCTCGCGGTTGCCCGGCAGCTTCAGGAGGGGCTGCGGGCTGCGGGGCACACGGCGGAAACAAAACGGCTGAAACTGACCGGAAAGCCGCAGGACAGGAACGTGGGGATCGTGGATCCGCCGGATGCGGGCGCTTACGAGGGACTGGTCTTCGGCGCTCCCGTCCACGGGTTCGCCCTCTCGAAGGGGATGGACACCTACCTGTCGCAGATCCCCTCGCTCCAGGGGAAGACGGTCGCCTGCTTCGTTACAAAGGGCCTGCCTTTTGCCGGAACCGGCGGAAATCAGGCGATCGCGCGGATGCGGCAGGTCTGCGAGTCCCGAGGCGCGACCGTCTGCGCGACGGGGATCGTCATCTGGCGCGGGCAGCGCGAGAAGCAGATCGCCGACCTGGTCGAGCGATTCCGCCGGTGTTTCGAGGGAGGGCGGTAGGCGAGAGCAGGGGATCGCGGCGATCTCCGGAACCCCTGCACCGGATGGACCGATTCCATCCATCCGCCCTGACGCGCCGGGTCTGTCGCGGAAGGGTCGAAGGAACGGGTATAGGGGCAAGGACGTGCGAAAGGGGACGGAGCAGCATTTCCGAAACCTATTTCTGTTGTGACGTACGCCAGCACAGCGGTCCCCCCCTGCCCGTATTGCCGCCACAGACTCTTCCGAAACTATGTCTGCAGAAGTCCCGTTTTCACGCAGGATGACGGATATCCCGAATGTGTCAGCGCATGGCCTCGGACTCGCCGCTGCATACGGAGAGCGCCCCGTGATGGGAGGATTTCCGGTTTCATCGTGATACGTTGCTTCTGCAGCCAATCGGAAAAATACAGAATGTTATTATACCCCTTTTCTTCCAGTGGAGCGCACGATATTTCATGGCTTGATTTGCCATCGGAGTCTGATTTTGCATTGGTTATTGTGATGGGGCGTTCTGCTTCCTGTGATCGGTTAATATGCCTGAATCCGGTCGTTTCAGGGAATTCAGAGGCGTCAGCGCCCCGGATGGGGAGCGCATCTGCAGTTCCACCGGCAGCGACGACATCTGCAGGCCCCTCGACGCGGCACGCCCCCGCAGATTCCCCGCGGCGGGAACGGAAAAGCCCCGCCGGTGTTCGATTGCAGAATGGCGATTGACGCTGCCGTGGAGCCCGGCACCCCCCGCACGGAGCGATTTTCGGCCGCGATGAAAGGGAGGGACTTCGAGGGATGAGAGGGCCTCTCCATTCACGATCCGGCGTATGCGGCGACCCTGCAGCGGAAGGCGGACGCCGACTCTCATCGTGCCGGAGGGTGCGGGAACCCATGCCTCCGTCCTCTTCGTTCAGCCTCCCCGGGGGGCGGGCGCAGGTCGGGGGATGGCGCTCGCGGATCCGGGTCGGGCCGCGCGGGAGCACGTGGCGACGGTGATCGCGATCCGGCGGGGGGCCGACCTGCTTGCCGCACGCCACAACGCGGATCCGGGCCGGCTCGGGCCCGTCGGCTGCAGCATCGGAGCCCTCGTGGGCGGGGTCCGGAGCAGGATCGGGAGGCGGGTGCGGGAGTCTTGCAGGTGTTGCCATGCTCGGCATGCCCGATCGCAACGCCGAATCTCTCGAGCGCCATCGGGATGGGTCCGATCGGCCCGATCCCCCGCGTGCCCCGCGCCGGCGGCGCTCCCGTTCCCGTACGACCTGCGGGATCCCATCATCCCCGCGAGAACGCCCTCGCGTTCTCCGGGCGGACGAGCGACCCGGGGGCGATCCGCTGGCACGACACCGCCCACCGCCCGAACGGCGAGGCCTGGCGGTGCGGCTGCACCTTGCGGGCAATGGGAGTTGCCATTCCCGCGACTGCCAGCTGGGCCTGCCATGGCGTTGCCGGCGCACCCCGCGGACCGCGGGGATCCCGGACAGGATTTGCGGACATGCAGGGCCTGCCTCTGCCTCCTCCTCCAGACCGCCCGTTCCCCCCCCGCTGCCCCTCATCAGCGGGGAAGGCGGCACCTTTTTAACAGGTACGGCGATAATAGGGGTATGCAGAGGTAATTATGGCGTCGAAACTGATGGACTATTTCAATAAACAGCCCCGGATAGGCACGCTCAGCACGGCCAGCCGGGATGGAAAGGTCGATTCTGCGGTCTTCGGCTCCCCGCGCATGGTCGACGAGAGGACCGTCGTCATGGGGCTCGGGAAGAACCGCACGCTCGCCAACCTCCAGGAGAATCCCCGTGCCGTCTTCCTGATCATGGAGCCGGGGCAGGGGATCGCCGACTGGAAGGGGGTCCGGGTCTACCTGACAGCAAGGGAGATCGCCACCTCCGGGCCGTCGCTCGATGCGCTGCGGAGCAATCTCGCGAAGGCAATCGGCGATCAGGCAGCCCGGATGATCCAGGCGGCGGTGACGTTCGAGGTCACCGAGGTCCGCCCCCTCATCGACATGGGGCAGGGGTGGGAGCAGTCCATCTGAACACCCGGGCTGCCTGAGCGGCCCTCTGCGCCAGGGGTGAGGGGTGCCGGCTGGTATATCTTCCGAGCCTGGCGGATCGCGCCCCCTTCCCGGGCTCGATCGTTCTCCAGCCCGTCTCTTCCCCCGGCAACGAATCGCAGCCCCTCTCCTGGTGGTCCCCGCAGCGGCGGGCCCGAACGGTTTTGCTGTCGCGGTAAAGACCGCCCGACGGGGTGATCCGGCGTGCAGGAAGGGACGACGGTGGGCGATCGAGCGCCGTCGTAGAGCATTCTGCGGTTCGCCCTCTGCTCCCCCTGCCGTCAACATCAGCGGGTCGCCGCCAGGTTGACTCTCGCATCCAGGGCAGCCTGATCCTGCGGGCTGACGGCATCCACTGGTTTTGGGACGTCTCCATCGCTCTGATCGCGGGCACCCTCCTCTCCGCAAGTAGGAGCCTGCATCTCCCCCATGGGCTCTGCAGGGCGGAGAGCATCGTCGAGGCGTCGCCCTCCCCATCTTCTTCACCGCGATTGAGATAGCCCTGGCGTCGGCGATGGCACTGCCCGACCCCATAGCGGACGGTTCCTTCCCGCTGTCGCTGCCACCTCACCGGGACCTGGGAGGTGACGGTGGGGGAGTGGAAAAACTCTCCGGGCCTGGCTGCGGCCGGGAAACCGCATCGGTTCGATATGCTCTTCCCGTCCCTCGCGCTCTTCTCCCTGGTCGCACAGTATTCCGGTGCCTGACAGGATCGCGGCGGTCATCGTCGCCGTCTTCATCGTCCACCCGGGGTGGTGGATCTCGAAAGACAGCACCCGGACCTGCCTGGATGCCCCGGTCAGATCCGATATACGCTCAATGCGATGCATCATCCCGCCGGACCCTACGGTGAGCCGGATCAAGACGGCGACAGGGCGCAGCCCCGGACGCTCCATCTCCGTTGAGGCGACGGTCGGGATGGCGGAGCAGGATCCTGCGAAGGCGTACCGGGAGAGCGAACGCATCGAGGATCCATCAGTGCCGAATGTCGGACGGATCCTCGTCCCCTGAGAACTCGGAGGGGAGACGCACCTGCGGTACGCTGATCCGTTGCAGGGCCGCGGGGGCTGATTGCGCGAGCACTTCGGCGAAGCACCCAATTTTTCGCTTCCCGTCTTCGATACCGATCATGGCAGGCTTGAACGGCAGGACATCGTCTCCAGTCGGTTCCGGGACGTGGAGAAGAGGGAGGGCATTCAGGTGGCAGAGATGCTGCTGCCGCACGCTTCCCGGGAAGAACTATCAGCACGCGTTCGAGACGGCGGGAGTCGGGAACGGGTGGATGTTGCGGGATCCCTTCCGGCGTCTTCGGTCAGGAGATCGGGCAGCACGGCGAACCTCACAACGAACACCCTCGGTAATCCGTGGTTCGCATGCATGCGGGACCCGGGAGCGCGGCCGCGGCACGACCGCAACGGCCGGGATGCACAGCGGACTGCGGATTGGCTGTGGCGGCGGCCCCGCCCCTTCTTACCGGGCCAGAATACATGGTATGCGTCTCGTTCGGCACGCCCCGCGTCACGGGGGTTGTACCGGCATCCCGCCTACCTTCCTGCCGAGTGCCTGCGCACAGACGACGATCGGGGGGCGAGGGGGAATCGCTCCGACGAAGGAAGCGGGCAGATATTGCCTGAAATCGAGATACGTGCAAAAAGCCGCAGTTGCGCTATTGTTCCTCGTTGATGAGCTGGTTGATGATGGACTCGGAGATATCGCACCCGTATTCCCCCGCACGCCGGATGCTCTCCGCCATGTATCCGATGGAGATCGCCAGAACCCCTTTCTTCTGGTATGCGATGGAACTGATCTCGTCGGTCATCTTCTCCAGGTCTTTCACCATGTCGATGGTGCGATTGGCGTTGGTGATGCTGGCCGAAAACAGGGAGCGCATACTGGAACTCAATACATCCAGTGCCTTCCTTGTCGCATCGTTCATGTCCGATACTATCGTCCGATCGATCTGGTGATCGATGAGAATCGGGATATGCTTTGCAACGCGGACCCCGTGATCCCCGATCCGTTCGAGGATCCTGCTGACGACGAAGTAGTTCAGCGCCTCGCCGGCGGATACCTGCATCTTCTCGGCAAGGGCGGGATCGTTCAGCATGAGATGGTACTGGCGCGCTACCAGCCACTGGAGTTTATCCACCTCGATGTCCCGGTTGACCACATCTTCTGCCAGCTGCTTGTCCCTCGTCTCGAGGGCAGTCATCGCGTCGTTGTACATCGTCTCGACGATGACGTACATCCGTTTCACGCTGTTTGCAAACGGCATCTCCGCGGGATTGAGAATATCCTTGATCACAATGGAGAAGTCGGTCTCCTCGACAATCTGCTGTCCGATGCTCATCGAACTGAAGTCCCGCACGGCCTTGCGGATGGGTGGGGACAGGCGGGTGGAGGAGGTGACGCGGATTGTTGTGTGGCCGGCGATGTATGCCCCCACCAGGCAGCGGAAGAGAAACGTGGGATTCTGGATACGATCGGCCTTGAACTCTTTCACCCGCGAACCTTTCGCTTCTGATGGGTGCGGGAGGATGAGAAGACTTCCGTCGCTCTGGATCTTGATCTGGAGCGGCTCGTTCTTCTTGATGTTCATCGACTGGATCCAGTCTTTCGGAAGGGAGATGACGTAGGAAGATCCGCCCGTCATCTGTACCTTTCGCAGCTCCATAGGCCAATATTCTATGTTTTTCTACATAAATATATTCTATCCAAATAAAATATATTTGTCTATATTTATTATTGAGATTAATATATTTTATGTCGAAAATCAATATAGAAATCCCGGACCATCTACTCTGCGATGAACGGTGTACGGTTTCCAGCGAAACGAGCGGTTGCCAGGGGTGCCTTTGCAGGTATCCTGGTCCTGTTCCTGCTGGCGGCAGGCTGTATCGGGAATGAAGGTTCGGCTGCGGCATCCCGGCATATCGCCGTAACAGGATCCACGACGGTGCTTCCCATCGCAGAAAGCGAGAGGGAGGCCTTCGAGGCGAAATTCAGCGATGCGGATATCAAAATAAGCGGAGGAGGCTCGAGTGTCGGGATCAAAGCCGTCGGGGAGGGCACGGCGGATATCGGCATGTCCTCGCGGGATCTCAAGCCGGAAGAGGTTGCATTGTACCCCGATATCGTCAGGCACGAGATCGCCCGGGATGCCATCATCCTGATCGTCAACCAGCAGAACCCTGTCGATCACCTGACGCTCGACCAGATCCGGGGGATCTTCAACGGGACGTATGCGAACTGGAACCAGGTCGGCGGATCCGACCTGCCGATCGTCGTCGTGGGAAGGGACAGCGCATCGGGGACGCGGGAATACTTCTGGGAGTCCGTGATGAAGAAGGGCAACTTCACCAGCAGACAGGAGGAATTCAACTCCAATGGCGGAATCCAGCAGAAGGTCTCACGGACGCCCGGGGCGATCGGTTACGTCGGGCTCGGGTACACCTCGGGCGTGAAGGCTCTCCATCTGCAGGTGGATGGAACCTCCGTCGAACCGACCCTTGAGACCATCCGGGACGGTCGGTATCCCCTCAGCCGCCCGCTCTTCCTGCTGACGAAGGGGCAACCGGGCGGTCTGGCGAAGGAGTACATCGACTTCATCCTGAGCGACGAAGGCCAGGAGATCGTCGCCCGTGCGGAGTATATCCCGTTGCCGTCGTGAGCGGTCAGATCCTTTTCCAGGCAAGAGAGGGGGACGTTATGGAGAAGAGTCACGGCATTTCGGCGCTGTCCACGGAATTCGAACGGCTCCGAGGACGGAGGCTTCAACTTCCTTCTTTGATCGGCGCATCGCTTCCCCGGATGAACAGACGTCTGGTCGATCGGCTCATTGGAGAGGTTCTCTTTGCTGTTGCGCTTTTCGCCATCGCCGCAGTCTTCTTCATCATCGCATTCCTCCTCCGCGATGGCTACCAGATCTTCATGGATGCGGGCGTGTGGAACTTCATAGGGGGGGTGCAGTGGAACCCGGCAGGCGAATATCCCTCCTTCGGAGCATTTCCGCTTATTGTGGGAACGATTCTGGTGATGGCACTGGCGATGGTCATCGCCGTCCCGCTCAGCATCGGAAGCGCCATCTACATCGCGGAGATAGCCGCTCCCGGCACCAGAGCCGTTATCAAGC includes these proteins:
- a CDS encoding phosphate uptake regulator PhoU, translated to MELRKVQMTGGSSYVISLPKDWIQSMNIKKNEPLQIKIQSDGSLLILPHPSEAKGSRVKEFKADRIQNPTFLFRCLVGAYIAGHTTIRVTSSTRLSPPIRKAVRDFSSMSIGQQIVEETDFSIVIKDILNPAEMPFANSVKRMYVIVETMYNDAMTALETRDKQLAEDVVNRDIEVDKLQWLVARQYHLMLNDPALAEKMQVSAGEALNYFVVSRILERIGDHGVRVAKHIPILIDHQIDRTIVSDMNDATRKALDVLSSSMRSLFSASITNANRTIDMVKDLEKMTDEISSIAYQKKGVLAISIGYMAESIRRAGEYGCDISESIINQLINEEQ
- a CDS encoding pyridoxamine 5'-phosphate oxidase family protein — its product is MASKLMDYFNKQPRIGTLSTASRDGKVDSAVFGSPRMVDERTVVMGLGKNRTLANLQENPRAVFLIMEPGQGIADWKGVRVYLTAREIATSGPSLDALRSNLAKAIGDQAARMIQAAVTFEVTEVRPLIDMGQGWEQSI
- a CDS encoding phosphate ABC transporter substrate-binding protein, translated to MNGVRFPAKRAVARGAFAGILVLFLLAAGCIGNEGSAAASRHIAVTGSTTVLPIAESEREAFEAKFSDADIKISGGGSSVGIKAVGEGTADIGMSSRDLKPEEVALYPDIVRHEIARDAIILIVNQQNPVDHLTLDQIRGIFNGTYANWNQVGGSDLPIVVVGRDSASGTREYFWESVMKKGNFTSRQEEFNSNGGIQQKVSRTPGAIGYVGLGYTSGVKALHLQVDGTSVEPTLETIRDGRYPLSRPLFLLTKGQPGGLAKEYIDFILSDEGQEIVARAEYIPLPS